CAGCATGCGCGAATAACGATTCACAGCCGGCCGACGAGCCCGTCGTGCTCTCTCCAGGGCTTCCCTTTCAGGAGCCGCCGGCTCGTTTCCCTGGCACCGAGTGGCCGAGGTCGACGCCCGAGGCCGAAGGCCTGGATCCGGTCGCCGTCGAGCGCCTGCGCACGTATTTGCTTTCGCGTCAGGGTGACGACGAGAACAGACAGGGCATGCGCACGAACGCTTTTGTTATGATCCGTCACGGCAAGATCGTCATGGAAGAGTATGCCCGGGGTTATACAGCGGAGTCGTCCATGCTGACATGGTCGGTGAGCAAGAGCGTCACAAACGCCCTTGTCGGTCGGGCCGCCATGACGAAAGGTCTTGATATCAATGCTCCGGCATCGAGCTGCATTCCCGAACTGGAACGCAAATCACATCAGTCGATCTTACTGCGCCACATCCACCAGATGAGCTCCGGGCTTGGCTTCGACGAAAGCTACGAGGCTTCACCGGTTTTTTCAAGCGTTATCGCCATGCTTTACACGCGAGGCCGATCCGACATGGCGGCGTTTACGGCCTCGTTTGATCTCATTCATCCGGCGGGTTCTTACTGGAACTATTCGAGCGGCGATACGAATCTGATGATGCGCTGTCTGAAGGCTTTTTATACCGAAGAAGAATATGCCTCCATGCCGTGGACGGAACTCTTTGATCCGTTGCAGATTCGCGGCGCCGTATGGGAACGCGACGCCGCCGGGACCTTTGTCGGCTCTTCTTATCTGTACATGCGACCGGTCGATCTCGCCCGTATCGGCTATCTGTATATGCATGACGGAGTCTGGAACGGAAGACGCCTGCTTCCCGAGGGATGGGTGCAATACTCGCTCAGCGTCGTGCCCGCTTATTATAATCGCAAAACGATATCGGTGTCAGAAAGATCGGATAACCCCACCGCCTACTGGTATCGCAACGTCGGCAATCCCGGCCTGGGTATTGAAAAACCCTGGCCCGACGCCCCCGATGACGCCTTCGCCGCTCTCGGCCACTGGGGAAAGGGCATGTGGGTCATTCCCTCGCTTGATATGGTCGTCGTGCGTCTTGGCGACGACCGTCGTTATGCATGTCGGTGGGCCGAGGAAAAGAACTGCGAACCCGATGTAGAGAAGGCCTACAGCAAACACCATCTGATGAAACTCGTTACCGAGACGGTGAAAAAATGAAACGATCAAGACTCATTCGCAATATTCTGCTCGTAGCTGTACTCTTTGCAGGAGGCTGGGTTGCGAAGAATCACAGGGAGCTTTTCAGCTTTCCCGGCATTATCTCTGCATATTACGCGAAAGAATTCTGCTCCTGCCACTTTGTCGAGAAAAGAGACGAAGCCTTCTGCCATGCCTATGCGCGGCAGTACATTCCCATTCAGGATTTCAAACTCGACGCTACGAAGGTAACGGTCCGCGGCCTCTTTATCACCAACTCGGCTTCTTATCTATCGGAACGAGAGGGCTGCCGCATCGACTGACCGACAGATGTCGAGTTATCTCGGGCGGATTAAGAACCCGCTCCGGGAACAGTTCTAAATCCAGAAATAAAAGTTGAACCCAGAGAGGCTATCCGGAACTCTAATCCAGAAACGTGACCAAAAGGAGTTCTATATGCTTCGTTCTATTGCCGTCATGGCAGGGGTTCTGCTCTGCCTGCCTTTGCTCTCGCTGCATGCCCAGGAGAAAAGCGAACAGGATCGCTACCCCACTATCGAGTATCCTCCGGGTTATTATAAAGGCGCCTTTTTCTTCAGCTTTATAGGGGGGCGTTCTATAGCGCCGAGCGGAAGCTTCATCAGGCATGAAAAGGAATACGATAAAACGCTCGCCTTGCAGATCAGAAACGGAGACTACATAAACCCGCTCAGCGCCGCCACATCGAACACCA
This region of Leptonema illini DSM 21528 genomic DNA includes:
- a CDS encoding serine hydrolase domain-containing protein → MLSPGLPFQEPPARFPGTEWPRSTPEAEGLDPVAVERLRTYLLSRQGDDENRQGMRTNAFVMIRHGKIVMEEYARGYTAESSMLTWSVSKSVTNALVGRAAMTKGLDINAPASSCIPELERKSHQSILLRHIHQMSSGLGFDESYEASPVFSSVIAMLYTRGRSDMAAFTASFDLIHPAGSYWNYSSGDTNLMMRCLKAFYTEEEYASMPWTELFDPLQIRGAVWERDAAGTFVGSSYLYMRPVDLARIGYLYMHDGVWNGRRLLPEGWVQYSLSVVPAYYNRKTISVSERSDNPTAYWYRNVGNPGLGIEKPWPDAPDDAFAALGHWGKGMWVIPSLDMVVVRLGDDRRYACRWAEEKNCEPDVEKAYSKHHLMKLVTETVKK